Part of the Desulfomonilaceae bacterium genome, CGCTCATCATTACTTTCGGGATTTTGCTTACTGTGATAGCGGGATGATCCCTTGGCTTGTTCTGGTTCAAGCGGTAAGCGCATCTGGTCGTCCTCTCTCGGACTTGGTCAAATCAAGAATGGACAAATACCCTGTTAGTGGAGAAATCAACCGTACAGCTTCCAATCCCCATTCTGTCATCTCTCAAATAGAAGGGCATTATAAAGGTTCGGAGATTTCTACAGATCACATTGACGGGCTGAGCATGGAATTCATGGAATGGCGGTTTAATTTGAGACCTTCCAATACTGAACCGGTAATAAGATTAAATGTCGAAACCAGGAGCGACAAAATTCTCCTTGAAGAAAAAACCAAGGAGATTTTATCCCTGATTGATCGTTTCAAATAAGATGGGTCTAACTGGGGTGTGTCCTCTGCCTAGAAAAGGGGACACACATCAACTAACACTCTTCTAAAACAATTCAGGCCACTTAGAATACTCTTGATAGATCCACTAGCTCCATACGGTTGTTGGTTTCCGGGTGTTTGGATGACGGGCCCTCCGTCAAAATCACCAATTTTCCAATCATATCGTTTTGAGCAAGCCAACTAGTGGTAAAATCACGCCAGTTATCCGGATGTTCGAATTCAAGTTGCGGATACACCCCGTAGGAGAAATGAAGTCTCCGGCAAGTAGTCTGAAGTGAACTGACAGCCACTATCCACACGGGAAGTTTGAAACGACTCATGCTTCGCGCTGATGCCCCCGAACGGGTTGGCACAAACACCGCATCCGGTTGAATATGCTCCACAGCGTTCTTGACACTCACGGCTATCAAATCCCTAATATTTATGTTTTCCTGTATCTCAGGCATGGGTAAGAAATGACCAATCGGCCTGCGACTCCTATAATTTTCAGTCAGGGTAGCTATTTTTGCTAGTGTAAGCACAGCGTCAACAGGGTAATCGCCGGTAGCAGACTCGGCTGAAAGCATGACACAATCAGTCCCGTCCAGAATAGCGTTTGCGACGTCCGTACACTCGGCCCTAGTGGGCCGACGATTGCCCGTCATGGATTCCAGCATTTGAGTGGCTGTAATCACTGGCTTAGCCATCAAATTAGCTTTAGCCATGATCTCTTTTTGGAGCAAAGCTATGCTCTCTATTGGTGTTTCTACCCCCAGATCGCCGCGAGCTATCATTACCCCGTCAGCGGCTGCAAGTATTTGATCGATATTTTGAAGAGCCTTGGACCTTTCGATCTTGGCTATTACAAAAGGGCTAGCGCCAAGCACTGAAGCGGATTTCCTCAGAGAATCTATATCTGAGGCGGATTCTACAAACGACTGACTAACGGCGTCCACTTGTTGTTCAAGAGCAAATCGAAGACACTCATAGTCGCGGTCGGTAAATGCTCCTATCCCCAAAGATATTCCAGGAAGATTCAATCCTTTTCTTGATCTGAGTTCCGCCCCAACCTTTACCTCACATTTCACATCCCGATCAACTACAGCTAAAACTTCTAGCTGAATCAAACCATCATTCAAAAAAATCTGATCACCCTTTTTCACCGCTTGGGTCAAATTGGGTAGGTTAACCGAAACACGGCGTTTGTCCCCTATTATGTCGTCAGTAGTAAGACAAATCACATCGCCTATTCTCAATTCAATTGGTTCTTCACGAAGAATTCCTATACGAATCTTAGGCCCCGGCAGGTCTGCAAGAATCGCTACATCTCTACCCAGTCTCTCAGAGACTTCTCGGATGGTTGAGATAATATCTGCATGCTCTTCAAAATCTCCGTGAGAGAAATTTATCCTGGCTATGTTCATCCCTGCCATAATCATCTGTTCGATTATTTTTGACGATTTAGAAGCGGGGCCGATTGTGCAAACAATTTTAGTCTTATTGAAAGGAAGCGCCATTTTTCGCCTATTCATCCACTTTGAGAAAACTATAAGGTCTAAGTTCATAATATATCTCCCCCGTACACTTTCAAACTCTTTTTTGTTTCACATAGCCTAATGGATTGGCCGCCAAATTAGGACTTACTGAGGTTTTCCGAGCTAAATTCCGGAGCATCATAGGGTCGAAACCAATTCAAACTTTCCATGGCAGTTTCGATTAGCTTATGGTCGCTATGCTGAACATCCTTAATCCAAACATGTCGCTGCGCCTGGGTTTGAATATGTCCACTAAGTCCCATACCCAAAGACGTTCAGATGATATATAATAACGCTACTAAGAGACACCTGATTGTTCAGTAGGAGGAACAATGATCGTTCAATCTAGTCCCAGCCACAGCCTTACCATAAGAGTTCGGTTTGAAAGGCGCCCGGGAGCCCTGGCGCGCGTGGCTACTACCATAGGGGAAATGGACGCGCTCGTGGGCTCAATACCAATTGTAAAAATCGAGAAAGATCACGTTATTAGGGATTTTGATATTTACGCCTGTGATGAAAGCCAGGAAGTCAGAATCGTAGAAGCATTGAAAGCTTTACCTGAGGTTGAAGTGCTTGATGTCACAGACAGAACTTTCCAATATCACATAGGTGGCAAGATAGAAATTACGCCTTCAAAGAGACTTGCCGGCAGGGAAGACCTTTCCATGGCCTACACTCCAGGAGTCGGTCGTATTTCAATGGCCATAGCCAGAAATAGTGATGACGCCTACAAGTACACTATGAAGGGAAACACGGTAGCAATAGTCACCGATGGATCAGCAGTGCTTGGGCTTGGAAACATTGGACCGCTTGGAGCTTTGCCTGTCATGGAGGGCAAGTCCATGATCTTCAAAGAGTTCGCGGGGATTAACGCCTTTCCCATCTGCTTGAATACTTCAGGAATTGACGAAATTGTGGCGACGGTAAAAGCGATAAGCCCAAGCTTTGCAGCGATAAATCTCGAAGATATCTCGGCGCCCAGATGTTTTGAGATCGAAAGGCGGCTCACTGAAGAGCTTGATATCCCCGTGTTTCATGACGATCAACACGGTACTTCCATCGCGGTTCTGGCGGCATTGAGAAACGCCCTGAAAAGAGTCGGCAAGCGACTGGCCGATACTCGGATAGTTGTCTCTGGAACTGGAGCGGCGGGAGTCGCCTGCATCAAGACGCTGTTGGAAGCTGGGGCTAATCAAATACTCTGCTGTGACAGGGCAGGTTCATTATTCCCGGGCAGAACCCAGGGTATGAATGCGATCAAGGAAGAAATAGCCCAAATGACTAATCCCGAAGGGATCCAGTGTAATCTCAAGGAATCTCTGGTAGGGGCCGACATATTCATTGGCCTGTCCGGAGGAAACCTCCTTGAGGCAAAAGACCTAGCAGTTATGACTCCCGAATCGATCGTATTCGCTCTGGCTAACCCGATACCTGAAGTAAACCCATGGGAGGCTCTCGATTATGCTCACATAGTAGCTACGGGAAGAAGCGATTTCCCGAATCAGATCAATAACGCTCTTGTATTCCCAGGGATATTCAGAGGCGCATTAAATGTTCGGGCCAGGAAAATAACCAGGGAAATGAGGCTTGCAGCATCAGCGGCTATTGCCAATCTGATTCCGGAAGATGAACTGGCTGATCAAAACATAATCCCAGGAATTTTTAATAAGGATGTTTGCCCGGCGGTCGCAGCAGCCGTAGCTGACGCAGCGGCATTTAGCGGAGGATTATGAATGGGCTTGGGTTGATATTAGCCGACAAGTCGCTCTGGAAATTCAATAAGGAACTCTGTTCCACCGTTAGAAAAGCATTCATCCGGCCCTGAGCAACATGAACATTTGGTAATATCTCCAGGGCAGACGTCTCTAGACGTCGGAACGCACGAACACCTTGAAGAATTGAACGAGATCCTGTAGCCAAGTCGCTCAGAGAATATTTTGATTTTCAACAGGTCCGCACAAGCGCCTCCTGCATTAAAACCATATGGTCTTCCTGAAGAATAAAGATCTGTTTCCTGGATCGGATAGAACCCTTCGAAGATGTTAGGTTTTTCATGTTCCGGTATACCGACACCATAATCGTGAACAGATATAATGTATCCAGCGCCCGCCCTGTGTCCTGTGACAATGATTTTCCCATAATCCGGTGTATTCTCGATCGCGTTTCTAACCACCCCGCGCAATGTGGATTGAAGTATGTGGGGTTGAATCTTCAAAATAACTGGATCAGGTTTTTCGAAAGTAATTTCTAATTTGCGGTCCTGTTTCATCATGAGACAGTAATCTCGTTCTATCTCAAACACATTATCCAGAGAAACGCCTAAAGGCTCAACTTGTGGATCTGGAAATGTCTGATTTATCCTGTTTCTAATTATCGCTAGAGAATCAGACAGCCATGGTTTTTCTTCCTCTGTGATTTCGATTAGATCTTCAAACGTGTCAAGGAATGTCATATAAGCCGGTTTGTTCGAGAATTCTTTGCCCTCAATGATATGACTTACCTGTTTTTCAATTATTTTCAAACGATCCAGATTTCTCTCTATCCGCTCAAACGGGAAATTCTCAGCGCTTAACCCACTGATCTCCAGTTTCCTCTTCATGATAGCCAGAGATGCCTCTATGATAGCTACAGGGGTCTTCAATTCATGAGAAAGATGGTGCAGTGTTTTGCTTTTTACACGATTCAATCTCTCCAGTTCTTTTAACGAATTTGCTAGACGTTCATAGTAAGAAGCGTTTTCCAGCGCCAGCGCCACATTGCTCGCCAAAGCCGACATCACATCCACGTCTTCCGTGTCGAATGAACCTTTGGTTTTGTTTAAGGCGTACAGAACACCCAAACGTTTCTCACGTGCCTGCAATGGGACACAGACCATGTTCCGGGTCTGGAAACCTGACTTATCTTCAACCAATCGATACAAACGGGAATCATTAGCGGCGTCATGCACCAGAGCAGGACGTCCAGTGTCAAAAACCCATCCGCAAACTCCCTCGTTCTTTGGAATCCGAATTCTCTCACTGGCGGAAGACAAGAAACTTTGTCTATCCTGAACGATTTTCCAGTAAAAATCGTCCTTTTCCGAATCGTACAGTAGTACGCCCGCCCCCTCACAATCGATAACGTTCTGGACCTCACCAACAATTATT contains:
- the pyk gene encoding pyruvate kinase produces the protein MNLDLIVFSKWMNRRKMALPFNKTKIVCTIGPASKSSKIIEQMIMAGMNIARINFSHGDFEEHADIISTIREVSERLGRDVAILADLPGPKIRIGILREEPIELRIGDVICLTTDDIIGDKRRVSVNLPNLTQAVKKGDQIFLNDGLIQLEVLAVVDRDVKCEVKVGAELRSRKGLNLPGISLGIGAFTDRDYECLRFALEQQVDAVSQSFVESASDIDSLRKSASVLGASPFVIAKIERSKALQNIDQILAAADGVMIARGDLGVETPIESIALLQKEIMAKANLMAKPVITATQMLESMTGNRRPTRAECTDVANAILDGTDCVMLSAESATGDYPVDAVLTLAKIATLTENYRSRRPIGHFLPMPEIQENINIRDLIAVSVKNAVEHIQPDAVFVPTRSGASARSMSRFKLPVWIVAVSSLQTTCRRLHFSYGVYPQLEFEHPDNWRDFTTSWLAQNDMIGKLVILTEGPSSKHPETNNRMELVDLSRVF
- a CDS encoding NAD-dependent malic enzyme; the protein is MIVQSSPSHSLTIRVRFERRPGALARVATTIGEMDALVGSIPIVKIEKDHVIRDFDIYACDESQEVRIVEALKALPEVEVLDVTDRTFQYHIGGKIEITPSKRLAGREDLSMAYTPGVGRISMAIARNSDDAYKYTMKGNTVAIVTDGSAVLGLGNIGPLGALPVMEGKSMIFKEFAGINAFPICLNTSGIDEIVATVKAISPSFAAINLEDISAPRCFEIERRLTEELDIPVFHDDQHGTSIAVLAALRNALKRVGKRLADTRIVVSGTGAAGVACIKTLLEAGANQILCCDRAGSLFPGRTQGMNAIKEEIAQMTNPEGIQCNLKESLVGADIFIGLSGGNLLEAKDLAVMTPESIVFALANPIPEVNPWEALDYAHIVATGRSDFPNQINNALVFPGIFRGALNVRARKITREMRLAASAAIANLIPEDELADQNIIPGIFNKDVCPAVAAAVADAAAFSGGL
- a CDS encoding GAF domain-containing protein, which encodes MNRTENKADVQECPDEKPAAAFLNDVAGNGGKLAPARMDLLLNASKALASTTDLDQLLQIIVGEVQNVIDCEGAGVLLYDSEKDDFYWKIVQDRQSFLSSASERIRIPKNEGVCGWVFDTGRPALVHDAANDSRLYRLVEDKSGFQTRNMVCVPLQAREKRLGVLYALNKTKGSFDTEDVDVMSALASNVALALENASYYERLANSLKELERLNRVKSKTLHHLSHELKTPVAIIEASLAIMKRKLEISGLSAENFPFERIERNLDRLKIIEKQVSHIIEGKEFSNKPAYMTFLDTFEDLIEITEEEKPWLSDSLAIIRNRINQTFPDPQVEPLGVSLDNVFEIERDYCLMMKQDRKLEITFEKPDPVILKIQPHILQSTLRGVVRNAIENTPDYGKIIVTGHRAGAGYIISVHDYGVGIPEHEKPNIFEGFYPIQETDLYSSGRPYGFNAGGACADLLKIKIFSERLGYRISFNSSRCSCVPTSRDVCPGDITKCSCCSGPDECFSNGGTEFLIEFPERLVG